A genome region from Sceloporus undulatus isolate JIND9_A2432 ecotype Alabama chromosome 1, SceUnd_v1.1, whole genome shotgun sequence includes the following:
- the CHST1 gene encoding carbohydrate sulfotransferase 1 — translation MQCSWKAVLLLALASIAIQYTAIRTFTTKSFHSCPVPNPVNCSLNQEVESGDRLCDESPTFAYNLSKKTHVLILATTRSGSSFVGQLFNQHFDVFYLFEPLYHVQYTLIPKLTQTKGSTDRRIMLGAGRDLLRSLYDCDLYFLENYIKPQPVNHTTDRLFRRGASKALCSPPVCETLTPIDIPLEEGDCVKKCGTLNLTLATESCKDHGHVAIKTVRVPEVNDLRALVDDPRLNLKIIQLVRDPRGILASRSETFRDTYRLWRIWDGTGRKPYNLDVTQLTTVCEDFLNSVSTGLSRPPWLKGKYMLVRYEDLARNPLKKTEEMYEFLGIPVDSNVERWIQNNTRGDRSAAKHKYGTVRNSAATAEKWRFRLSYEIVAFTQNACQQVLVQLGYKLVSSEKELKNLSISLVEDRDFLPFW, via the coding sequence ATGCAATGTTCTTGGAAGGCTGTCCTCCTACTTGCTTTGGCCTCCATTGCTATCCAGTATACAGCCATCCGTACCTTCACAACCAAGTCCTTCCACAGTTGCCCTGTACCTAACCCAGTGAACTGCAGCCTAAATCAGGAAGTTGAATCAGGAGATAGACTATGTGATGAAAGCCCCACTTTTGCTTACAACCTTTCCAAGAAGACACATGTTCTGATTTTGGCCACTACCAGAAGTGGCTCCTCTTTTGTTGGGCAGCTTTTTAATCAGCACTTTGATGTCTTCTATTTATTTGAGCCCCTCTACCATGTTCAGTACACCTTGATCCCAAAGCTGACACAGACCAAGGGTTCCACAGACCGACGGATCATGTTGGGGGCTGGCAGAGATTTGCTGAGGAGTCTGTATGACTGTGATCTCTACTTCTTGGAAAACTACATCAAACCCCAGCCAGTGAACCATACAACAGACAGGCTGTTCCGGAGGGGAGCCAGCAAAGCTCTATGCTCCCCACCAGTTTGTGAAACCTTGACACCCATTGATATTCCTCTGGAAGAAGGGGACTGTGTGAAAAAATGTGGCACTTTGAACCTGACATTGGCCACTGAGTCTTGCAAAGACCACGGGCATGTTGCTATCAAAACTGTGCGCGTGCCAGAGGTCAATGACCTTCGAGCCTTGGTGGATGACCCCAGGCTCAACCTGAAAATTATACAACTGGTGAGGGACCCTAGGGGTATTCTGGCTTCTAGGAGTGAGACATTCAGAGACACCTACAGACTTTGGCGGATCTGGGATGGCACAGGCAGGAAACCATATAACCTGGATGTTACACAACTCACTACGGTCTGTGAGGactttttgaactcagtttccacTGGACTAAGCCGGCCACCTTGGCTGAAGGGTAAATACATGCTGGTGAGATATGAAGACTTGGCCAGAAATCCCTTAAAAAAGACTGAAGAAATGTATGAATTCCTGGGTATTCCAGTGGACAGCAATGTGGAACGATGGATACAGAACAACACAAGAGGGGACAGATCTGCAGCCAAGCACAAGTATGGGACTGTCCGAAATTCGGCAGCAACTGCAGAGAAGTGGCGGTTCCGTCTCTCCTATGAGATTGTGGCATTCACACAGAATGCATGCCAGCAGGTGTTGGTACAGCTGGGTTACAAACTGGTGTCCTCTGAGAAGGAATTAAAGAACCTTTCTATTAGCCTTGTGGAAGACAGGGATTTCTTACCCTTCTGGTAA